In a single window of the Acinetobacter tibetensis genome:
- the catC gene encoding muconolactone Delta-isomerase: MLYHVRMDVNLPQDMPAEQANEIKAVEKAYSQELQQQGKWRHIWRITGQYSNISIFDVESNEELHNLLQGLPLYPYMNIEVMPLNQHPSSIREDDR, translated from the coding sequence ATGCTTTACCACGTAAGAATGGATGTAAACCTACCGCAGGATATGCCAGCAGAACAGGCAAATGAAATTAAAGCGGTCGAAAAGGCATATTCGCAAGAACTGCAACAGCAAGGCAAATGGCGCCACATTTGGCGTATTACAGGTCAATACTCCAACATCAGTATTTTTGATGTCGAGAGCAACGAAGAGTTGCATAACCTGTTGCAGGGTTTACCACTTTATCCCTACATGAATATTGAAGTAATGCCGCTGAACCAACATCCCTCTTCTATTCGTGAAGATGATCGTTAA
- the catA gene encoding catechol 1,2-dioxygenase, with amino-acid sequence MNRQQIDALVKEMNVDTATGPVDARVQQIVVRLVGDLFQAIEDLDISQTELWKGLEYFTDAGQANELGLLAAGLGLEHYLDLRADEADAKAGITGGTPRTIEGPLYVAGAPESTGFARMDDGSETDKIPTLFIEGTVTDTDGNIIEGAKVEVWHANSLGNYSFFDKSQSDFNLRRSILTAADGKYVAQTTMPVGYGCPPDGTTQAVLNKLGRHGNRPSHVHYFVSAPGYRKLTTQFNIEGDQYLWDDFAFATRDGLVATAVDVTDEAEITRRGLNQPFKHITFNIELVKEQQGVPSTEVDRRRASA; translated from the coding sequence ATGAACCGCCAACAAATTGATGCCCTCGTAAAAGAAATGAACGTCGACACTGCGACTGGTCCTGTCGATGCGCGTGTACAACAAATTGTTGTACGTTTAGTGGGCGATCTGTTCCAAGCCATTGAAGATCTCGACATCAGCCAAACTGAACTATGGAAAGGTCTGGAATATTTTACCGATGCAGGTCAAGCCAATGAATTAGGGCTACTCGCAGCGGGGTTAGGCTTAGAACATTATTTAGACCTTCGTGCCGATGAAGCCGATGCTAAAGCAGGCATTACAGGTGGTACGCCACGTACCATTGAAGGTCCACTCTATGTTGCAGGTGCACCAGAATCGACAGGTTTTGCCCGCATGGATGATGGTTCTGAAACAGACAAAATTCCAACTTTGTTTATTGAAGGTACAGTAACTGATACTGATGGCAACATTATTGAAGGTGCCAAAGTTGAAGTTTGGCATGCCAACAGCTTAGGCAACTACTCATTCTTCGATAAATCACAATCTGACTTTAACTTACGTCGTAGTATTTTAACGGCTGCTGATGGCAAATATGTGGCACAGACCACCATGCCTGTAGGCTACGGTTGCCCACCTGATGGTACGACTCAAGCGGTGTTAAATAAGCTAGGTCGTCATGGTAACCGCCCTTCACATGTACATTATTTTGTCTCTGCTCCTGGTTATCGCAAGCTCACGACTCAGTTCAACATTGAAGGTGATCAATACCTTTGGGATGACTTTGCCTTTGCAACCCGTGATGGTTTAGTTGCCACCGCTGTAGATGTGACCGATGAAGCTGAAATTACCCGTCGTGGTTTAAATCAGCCATTCAAGCACATCACATTCAATATTGAGTTAGTAAAAGAACAGCAAGGCGTTCCTTCAACTGAAGTAGATCGTCGTCGCGCTAGCGCTTAA